Proteins encoded together in one Cohaesibacter intestini window:
- a CDS encoding MATE family efflux transporter: MTHAANDPRFAFDVTHRMVLAIAVPMTLGLVTVPLVGIVDMAVIGQLGDAALMGGIAIGALLFDIVAVSFNFLRMGTTGLTAQAVGAQDPVSQRAVAYRALMLAVLIGILVILIGPLLIPWALAAMGGSDEVKAAAHTYLLIRLYAMPFSLANYAIFGWLFGLGKSRTGMVLLILLNSVNILLTVWFVLGLGMSVSGAALGTVAGEVAAVVMGLGVMAYMLRDDWRVSLPRLLNKDAFLRFMALNRDIFIRSMVMLVTFTLFTALSARQGDTTLAANELLLHYFMFGGFFLDGIAIAAEQLGGRAIGARYRPAFDKTVRLTLIWGFWLGAGLSALMWLSGDVFIDFLTTAPDVRLVSRDYLLWAALTPFVATLAFQMDGIYIGATWSGTMRNVMLVATTIFIAGAFGMMELFGNHGLWLALLAFLAARGAGLWALLPSCREGSFATASPPSP, translated from the coding sequence ATGACGCACGCTGCCAACGACCCGCGCTTTGCCTTTGACGTCACTCATCGCATGGTGCTTGCCATTGCGGTGCCGATGACCCTTGGGCTGGTGACCGTGCCGCTGGTGGGGATTGTCGACATGGCGGTGATCGGTCAGTTGGGCGACGCGGCGCTTATGGGGGGCATCGCGATTGGTGCCTTGTTGTTCGACATCGTTGCGGTGTCGTTCAATTTCTTGCGGATGGGAACAACAGGGCTGACCGCACAGGCCGTTGGAGCACAGGACCCGGTGTCCCAGCGTGCGGTGGCCTATCGTGCGCTGATGCTGGCCGTGCTGATCGGCATTCTGGTGATCCTGATAGGACCGCTCCTCATCCCTTGGGCACTGGCCGCCATGGGCGGTTCGGATGAGGTGAAGGCCGCCGCTCACACCTATCTGCTGATCCGGCTTTATGCGATGCCTTTCTCGCTGGCCAATTATGCGATCTTCGGCTGGCTGTTCGGTTTGGGCAAGTCGCGCACCGGGATGGTGCTGCTGATCCTGCTCAATAGCGTCAACATCCTGCTGACCGTCTGGTTCGTGCTGGGCCTTGGCATGAGTGTGTCCGGGGCTGCACTCGGCACCGTGGCGGGCGAAGTGGCCGCCGTTGTGATGGGGCTGGGGGTGATGGCCTATATGTTGCGCGACGACTGGCGGGTGTCTTTGCCACGGCTGCTCAACAAAGATGCTTTCCTGCGTTTCATGGCGCTCAACCGGGATATTTTCATCCGGTCGATGGTCATGCTGGTGACCTTTACTCTGTTCACTGCGCTGAGTGCCCGTCAGGGCGATACCACACTGGCCGCCAATGAACTGCTGCTGCATTATTTCATGTTTGGTGGCTTTTTCCTTGATGGCATCGCGATTGCCGCCGAGCAGTTGGGGGGACGGGCCATTGGAGCGCGTTATCGGCCGGCCTTTGACAAGACAGTCCGGTTAACGCTGATCTGGGGCTTCTGGCTAGGCGCGGGCCTGAGCGCCCTGATGTGGCTCTCTGGCGACGTGTTTATCGATTTCCTGACAACGGCCCCGGATGTCCGGCTTGTATCGCGGGACTATCTGCTTTGGGCTGCGCTGACCCCCTTTGTGGCAACGCTGGCCTTCCAGATGGACGGCATCTATATCGGGGCGACCTGGTCAGGCACCATGCGCAATGTGATGCTGGTGGCAACGACAATCTTCATTGCCGGGGCATTCGGGATGATGGAGTTGTTTGGCAATCACGGCCTGTGGCTGGCCCTGTTGGCTTTTCTGGCGGCAAGAGGCGCCGGGCTGTGGGCCTTGTTGCCCTCCTGCCGTGAAGGGAGCTTTGCGACTGCAAGTCCCCCAAGCCCGTAA
- the arsC gene encoding arsenate reductase (glutaredoxin) (This arsenate reductase requires both glutathione and glutaredoxin to convert arsenate to arsenite, after which the efflux transporter formed by ArsA and ArsB can extrude the arsenite from the cell, providing resistance.) — protein MTLTIWHNPRCSKSRQTLALVEEQGTAPIIRTYLEDAPSADELRAVLAMLGIEPRALMRTKEALYKELELAKVTDDDALIEAMAAHPKLIERPVVIKDGKAALGRPPEAVLAIL, from the coding sequence ATGACCCTTACCATCTGGCACAATCCACGCTGCTCCAAATCCCGTCAGACACTCGCTCTCGTCGAGGAACAGGGGACCGCTCCAATCATTCGGACCTATCTTGAGGACGCCCCCAGCGCCGATGAGCTGCGCGCCGTGCTTGCCATGCTGGGCATTGAACCACGGGCTCTGATGCGCACCAAGGAAGCACTCTACAAGGAGCTGGAACTGGCAAAGGTGACGGACGATGACGCGCTCATCGAGGCGATGGCAGCGCATCCAAAGCTGATTGAACGCCCGGTTGTCATCAAGGATGGCAAGGCAGCGCTTGGCCGTCCACCAGAGGCCGTGCTGGCAATCCTCTAG
- a CDS encoding quinone-dependent dihydroorotate dehydrogenase, with protein MSYSTRDKLTRKALFLLDPEAAHGMAIKALRFGLVRGVDLPPDPALEVKLWDLTFPNPLGMAAGFDKNAEVADALLGLGFGAVEVGTITPLAQPGNQKPRMFRLIDDEAVINRLGFNNQGHEAAYRRLSARKGKAGIVGVNIGANKDSEDRTEDYVKGVAAFADVASYLTVNISSPNTPGLRDLQGREALDELLARVLGERDKQIEKAGRKVPVLVKIAPDVDEFGLDDICSIAVGRGIDGMIVSNTTLDRPDRLKSRKQIDEAGGLSGAPLFNKATIALAKTRERVGKAMPLVGVGGVTDAVTALEKIRAGANLVQFYSGMVYGGASMPAAMLVEMSAELKERGITSLEDIRGETVSDWASRPMDQ; from the coding sequence ATGTCCTATTCCACACGTGACAAACTGACACGCAAGGCTCTGTTTCTGCTTGATCCGGAGGCTGCCCACGGCATGGCGATCAAGGCGCTGCGGTTTGGTCTGGTGCGCGGTGTAGATCTGCCGCCCGATCCGGCCCTCGAGGTGAAATTGTGGGATTTGACCTTCCCAAACCCGCTTGGCATGGCGGCAGGTTTTGACAAGAATGCCGAAGTGGCCGATGCCTTGCTCGGCCTGGGCTTCGGGGCTGTCGAAGTGGGCACCATCACCCCGCTCGCCCAACCGGGCAACCAGAAGCCGCGGATGTTCCGCCTGATCGATGACGAAGCGGTGATCAATCGTCTTGGTTTCAACAATCAGGGCCATGAAGCCGCCTATCGTCGTTTGTCCGCCCGCAAAGGCAAGGCTGGCATCGTCGGGGTCAATATCGGTGCGAACAAGGACAGCGAAGATCGCACGGAAGATTACGTCAAGGGTGTGGCCGCCTTTGCCGACGTGGCCTCCTATCTGACTGTCAATATTTCCTCGCCCAACACACCGGGGCTGCGCGATTTGCAAGGTCGCGAGGCGCTCGACGAACTGCTCGCCCGTGTGCTGGGTGAGCGGGACAAGCAGATCGAGAAGGCTGGCCGCAAGGTGCCAGTGCTGGTCAAAATCGCACCCGATGTCGATGAGTTCGGTCTCGATGACATCTGTTCCATCGCCGTGGGCCGGGGCATCGATGGCATGATCGTCTCCAACACGACCCTTGATCGTCCTGATCGGCTCAAATCCAGAAAGCAGATTGATGAAGCCGGTGGTCTGTCCGGTGCGCCTTTGTTCAACAAGGCAACCATCGCTTTGGCCAAAACCCGCGAGCGGGTTGGCAAGGCCATGCCGCTGGTTGGTGTCGGTGGTGTCACCGATGCGGTGACCGCCCTTGAAAAGATCCGCGCCGGAGCCAACCTCGTTCAATTCTATTCCGGCATGGTCTATGGCGGTGCATCCATGCCCGCTGCAATGCTGGTGGAAATGTCGGCCGAACTGAAAGAGCGAGGCATCACCAGCCTTGAGGACATCCGGGGCGAAACAGTCAGTGACTGGGCCTCTCGCCCGATGGATCAATAA
- a CDS encoding DUF952 domain-containing protein: MTKWIYKLATEAQWEAALNAGQFEGAPVDVEDGYIHFSTAAQVEETAHKYFRNTEKLLLLVVQVELLEEIAEPVKWEPARKGDLFPHLYAPLPLDAVIELFSLPMDEEGYHEIPPLPQE; the protein is encoded by the coding sequence ATGACGAAGTGGATTTACAAGTTGGCAACCGAGGCGCAATGGGAAGCTGCGCTAAATGCGGGCCAGTTTGAAGGCGCACCGGTGGATGTCGAGGATGGTTATATTCATTTCTCGACCGCCGCGCAGGTAGAGGAAACCGCCCACAAATATTTCCGCAACACCGAAAAGCTGCTGCTGTTGGTCGTGCAGGTCGAACTGCTTGAGGAAATCGCCGAACCGGTAAAATGGGAACCGGCCCGCAAAGGGGATTTGTTCCCACACCTATATGCGCCCTTGCCGTTGGACGCCGTGATTGAACTTTTCTCTCTTCCGATGGATGAAGAGGGCTATCATGAAATTCCACCACTGCCTCAAGAATAA
- a CDS encoding helix-turn-helix transcriptional regulator — MLSHTTIWSAIDRLASENSLTASGLARLAGLDATSFNPSKRFKPDGRPRWPSTESISKVLAATDTSVEQFFTGSELEVAHRSHDPASHSEAAELSSLMPLPQDTTLWEVSGGEFYPFYKDGAQLLILKGDVFDVGDRLMVKTNSDDLLLGDVSQTRSRSFSLSMMQDSGRVRTFSAGSVDWVARILWASQ, encoded by the coding sequence ATGCTATCTCATACAACTATATGGAGCGCAATTGACAGGCTCGCTTCTGAAAACAGCCTGACGGCCTCCGGTCTTGCACGCCTTGCAGGGCTGGACGCCACATCATTCAATCCGTCCAAGCGGTTCAAGCCGGATGGCCGACCACGCTGGCCCTCGACCGAGTCGATTTCCAAGGTGCTGGCTGCCACCGACACCAGTGTCGAGCAATTCTTCACCGGCAGTGAGCTGGAGGTGGCGCATCGGTCGCATGATCCCGCCTCGCACAGTGAGGCGGCTGAGTTGTCATCCTTGATGCCCTTGCCGCAGGATACAACCTTGTGGGAAGTGTCGGGGGGTGAATTTTATCCCTTCTACAAGGATGGCGCACAATTGCTGATCCTGAAAGGCGACGTGTTTGATGTCGGGGATCGGTTGATGGTCAAGACCAACTCGGATGATCTGTTGCTTGGCGATGTCAGCCAGACACGGTCACGCTCCTTCAGTCTGAGCATGATGCAGGATAGTGGGCGCGTTCGAACTTTCAGCGCAGGATCGGTGGATTGGGTTGCAAGAATTCTCTGGGCCAGCCAATAA
- a CDS encoding thermonuclease family protein, producing the protein MPRRDDTDPYAAFAPSLPKSKGWQARSKLVRGMAFFTFTLLLSGLVFWLLNLAFGPTDASDTAGSANSPVKPAEIEQSAIRHDAPSQTEAETENAQAEAPPVPKLQGPDAGQIVAPPSRNVTPNFQLSPLHQAKPLTRAVGKALPPPPKLPPLPLIFRKVGILGPNRLVLITKQRSQSVTLSHVTIPDPKALCSFGGRKVPCYKMGKTALSRFIRGRAVGCIGLQDVQERTAKAGSQTAQCFLGSGLKSRLTGDEQARVTDLAAWMVRYGWVVPDDGQYQEELADAKRLKRGLYAPAPTADEMEALRQQQAESEALALEIDTSAAATVKQGETAKEDEQDLSLFSGDVLAPDQVSVPVLP; encoded by the coding sequence ATGCCCCGTCGAGACGATACCGATCCTTATGCAGCCTTTGCACCGTCCCTGCCCAAATCCAAGGGCTGGCAGGCGCGCAGCAAACTGGTGCGGGGCATGGCCTTTTTTACCTTCACTCTGCTGTTGTCGGGGCTGGTCTTCTGGTTGCTGAATCTGGCATTTGGTCCCACGGATGCCTCGGATACGGCAGGATCGGCCAATTCCCCCGTCAAACCAGCCGAGATTGAACAATCGGCAATCAGACATGACGCCCCGAGCCAGACCGAGGCCGAGACCGAAAACGCGCAAGCAGAAGCCCCACCTGTCCCCAAGCTACAGGGCCCGGATGCCGGGCAGATCGTTGCCCCGCCTTCACGCAATGTGACCCCGAATTTTCAATTGTCGCCGCTGCATCAGGCCAAACCCTTGACCCGTGCCGTTGGCAAGGCCTTGCCACCACCACCCAAGCTGCCCCCTTTGCCGCTGATCTTCCGCAAAGTTGGCATTCTGGGTCCGAACAGGCTGGTTCTGATCACCAAGCAGCGCTCCCAAAGCGTGACCCTGTCGCATGTCACGATCCCGGATCCCAAGGCGCTTTGTTCCTTTGGTGGCCGCAAGGTGCCCTGCTACAAGATGGGCAAGACGGCGCTCAGCCGTTTCATTCGAGGGCGAGCGGTTGGATGTATCGGCTTGCAGGATGTGCAGGAGCGCACTGCCAAGGCCGGATCACAGACCGCGCAATGCTTCCTAGGCAGCGGATTGAAAAGCCGTCTGACAGGGGATGAGCAGGCGCGAGTCACCGATCTGGCTGCCTGGATGGTGCGCTATGGCTGGGTCGTGCCGGACGACGGTCAGTATCAGGAAGAATTGGCCGATGCCAAGCGGCTGAAACGGGGCCTTTATGCCCCTGCCCCGACCGCCGATGAAATGGAAGCCCTACGGCAGCAACAGGCAGAAAGCGAGGCCTTGGCGCTGGAAATTGACACTTCGGCCGCGGCGACCGTCAAGCAAGGTGAAACAGCCAAGGAAGACGAGCAAGATTTGTCGCTGTTTTCCGGGGACGTGCTTGCTCCGGATCAGGTTTCCGTGCCGGTGCTGCCATGA
- a CDS encoding alpha/beta hydrolase encodes MMKADRIKIVFKHLSAFLLLGACLLWGLQSPVQAEDSHTPLEPIDCPGERIEGEHAACFILHVPADWNDISNRTMELPVMRFAPLGAAATKPPLLVLAGGPGQSAIFLEKQLSSNLKAFRQDRELILMDQRGTGPLADQLRCKDALRDEQQILIPELAACVKQAELDGHLRSDYSTAFAVQDYRALRYALKIDKWAILATSYGARVAQGLIDKDEKGIDRILFNGPLFVGTVFLDWNPYSRVEAALDLCNEQDGCRTHFPNLYWDMERIPFAIHNVKLPQDDPLPASIHANLYRKRLQALLARHRVGEVPSDIEKTLASLDEAQEKDAVWTPPSPLPQNMKGIGLMVHFSILCAEEIDRLADQAPQDLAQPLRVLFYRAACKELDAVSDHGISLAKNWDKAKPTKKPILIFNGALDTIVNPDAVKKTEALYANASRFTVPYAGHDILSRVPCAREMMAQFLDGTKPSDVKDLCTTRPPIAFEGPTAPASN; translated from the coding sequence ATGATGAAAGCCGACAGGATCAAGATAGTCTTCAAGCACCTGTCGGCTTTTCTGTTGCTGGGTGCCTGTCTGCTTTGGGGGCTGCAAAGCCCTGTGCAGGCGGAAGACAGCCACACCCCGCTTGAACCGATCGACTGCCCTGGCGAGCGCATTGAAGGGGAGCATGCTGCCTGCTTCATTCTCCATGTGCCAGCCGATTGGAATGACATTTCCAATCGCACCATGGAATTGCCGGTGATGCGCTTTGCGCCGCTCGGTGCGGCGGCGACCAAGCCCCCCTTGCTGGTGCTGGCTGGCGGGCCCGGCCAATCGGCCATCTTTCTGGAAAAACAATTATCCAGCAATCTCAAGGCCTTTCGGCAGGATCGGGAACTGATCCTGATGGATCAGCGCGGCACCGGTCCGCTGGCCGATCAATTGAGATGCAAGGATGCCTTGAGGGATGAGCAGCAGATCCTCATTCCCGAACTGGCTGCATGCGTCAAGCAAGCCGAACTGGATGGCCACCTGCGCTCTGACTATAGCACAGCCTTTGCCGTTCAGGACTATCGCGCCTTGCGCTATGCGCTCAAAATCGATAAATGGGCCATTCTTGCCACCTCCTATGGGGCTCGGGTGGCGCAGGGCCTGATCGACAAGGACGAGAAGGGCATCGACAGGATCTTGTTCAACGGTCCGCTCTTTGTCGGCACGGTTTTTCTCGATTGGAATCCTTACAGCCGGGTCGAAGCGGCACTGGACCTGTGCAACGAACAGGATGGCTGTCGCACCCACTTCCCCAATCTTTATTGGGACATGGAGCGCATTCCCTTCGCCATCCACAATGTCAAACTGCCTCAGGATGACCCCCTGCCTGCCAGCATCCATGCCAATCTTTATCGCAAACGGCTGCAAGCATTGCTGGCCCGCCATCGTGTTGGCGAAGTGCCTTCCGACATTGAAAAGACCCTCGCGAGCCTTGATGAGGCGCAGGAAAAAGACGCAGTCTGGACGCCACCATCGCCTTTGCCGCAAAATATGAAAGGCATTGGCTTGATGGTGCATTTCAGCATTCTTTGCGCCGAGGAAATCGACAGGCTTGCCGATCAGGCACCTCAGGATCTGGCCCAGCCCTTGCGTGTCCTGTTCTATCGCGCGGCTTGCAAGGAATTGGATGCGGTCAGTGACCATGGCATCTCGCTGGCCAAGAACTGGGACAAGGCCAAGCCAACGAAGAAGCCGATCCTGATTTTCAATGGCGCGCTTGATACCATTGTCAATCCCGATGCGGTTAAGAAGACTGAGGCGCTTTATGCCAATGCGTCCCGCTTTACCGTGCCCTATGCGGGCCACGACATTCTGTCGCGCGTCCCTTGCGCGCGCGAAATGATGGCCCAGTTCCTCGATGGCACCAAACCCTCGGACGTCAAGGACCTGTGCACAACGCGCCCGCCCATCGCCTTTGAAGGGCCAACAGCCCCTGCCAGCAACTAA
- a CDS encoding lysine--tRNA ligase: MTSQTALPLALTDALVDAATTSKAWPFEEARKLVKRYQKSGMPDEVLFETGYGPSGLPHIGTFGEVARTSMVRTAFRALTRDEVKTRLLCFSDDMDGFRKVPSNVPQQEMLANYLDMPLTRVPDPFGTHVGFAQHNNARLCAFLDQFGFDYEFASSTDYYTSGKFDETLLRMLDVYDKIMGIILPTLGAERQATYSPFLPVCPRTGKVLQVPMIERNVSEGTVVYVDPETNEKVKVPVTGGAVKCQWKADWAMRWAALDVAYEMSGKDLIDSVKLSTKICRAIGKPQPESLSYELFLDDKGAKISKSKGNGLTIEEWLTYASPESLSLYMYQKPKTAKKLYFDVIPKAVDEYFTFLGNIEKEELDKQLNNPSWHIHSGVPPKANMPLSFALLLNLVSAANAHDKDVLWGFISRYAPGASAETHPKLDEMVGYAIRYFEDFVKPKKVFRAATPEEAAAMTDLAARLADVDESHDAEALQTIVFAVGKDHGFENLRDWFKALYQVLLGQDQGPRFGSFVALYGVDNTRALIEKGVAGDLLTN, encoded by the coding sequence ATGACTTCGCAGACTGCCCTTCCGCTCGCGCTGACCGATGCTCTCGTCGATGCAGCCACAACGTCCAAAGCCTGGCCGTTTGAAGAGGCACGAAAGCTGGTCAAACGCTACCAGAAGTCGGGCATGCCGGATGAAGTGCTGTTCGAAACCGGCTATGGCCCGTCCGGCCTGCCGCATATCGGCACCTTTGGCGAAGTGGCCCGCACCTCGATGGTCCGCACTGCCTTCCGCGCCCTGACCCGCGATGAGGTGAAAACCCGTCTGCTTTGCTTCTCCGACGATATGGACGGCTTCCGCAAGGTGCCGTCCAACGTGCCGCAACAGGAGATGCTGGCCAACTATCTCGACATGCCGCTGACCCGTGTGCCCGATCCGTTCGGCACCCATGTAGGCTTTGCCCAGCATAACAATGCCCGGCTTTGCGCCTTCCTCGATCAGTTCGGCTTCGATTATGAATTTGCCTCTTCGACCGACTATTACACCTCGGGCAAGTTTGACGAGACCCTGCTGCGGATGCTCGACGTCTATGACAAGATCATGGGCATCATCCTGCCGACCCTTGGCGCGGAACGTCAGGCGACCTATTCGCCCTTCCTGCCGGTCTGCCCGCGCACCGGCAAGGTGCTGCAGGTGCCGATGATTGAACGCAACGTGTCGGAAGGCACTGTGGTCTATGTCGATCCGGAAACCAATGAGAAGGTCAAGGTTCCGGTTACCGGCGGGGCGGTGAAGTGCCAGTGGAAGGCCGACTGGGCGATGCGCTGGGCAGCCCTTGATGTGGCTTATGAGATGAGCGGCAAGGACCTGATTGATAGTGTGAAACTGTCGACCAAAATCTGTCGCGCCATTGGCAAGCCACAGCCCGAGAGCCTGTCCTACGAGCTGTTCCTCGATGACAAGGGTGCCAAAATTTCCAAATCGAAAGGCAACGGCCTGACGATCGAGGAATGGCTGACCTATGCCTCACCGGAAAGCCTGTCGCTCTATATGTATCAAAAACCAAAAACCGCGAAGAAGCTCTATTTCGATGTGATCCCGAAAGCGGTTGACGAATATTTCACTTTCCTCGGCAATATCGAGAAGGAAGAGCTCGATAAGCAGCTTAACAATCCAAGCTGGCACATCCATTCCGGCGTGCCGCCAAAAGCCAACATGCCTTTGTCTTTTGCCCTGTTGCTCAATCTGGTGAGCGCGGCCAATGCCCATGACAAGGACGTGCTCTGGGGCTTCATCTCCCGTTATGCACCGGGTGCGAGTGCAGAGACCCATCCAAAGCTTGATGAGATGGTCGGTTATGCGATCCGTTACTTTGAGGATTTCGTCAAGCCCAAGAAGGTCTTCCGTGCTGCCACCCCAGAGGAAGCCGCTGCGATGACCGATCTCGCGGCCCGTCTGGCTGACGTCGACGAAAGCCACGATGCCGAGGCCCTGCAGACCATCGTCTTTGCGGTGGGCAAGGATCATGGCTTCGAAAATCTGCGTGACTGGTTCAAAGCGCTCTATCAGGTCTTGCTGGGTCAGGATCAGGGCCCGCGCTTTGGCTCCTTTGTCGCGCTCTATGGGGTCGACAACACCCGAGCGCTGATCGAGAAAGGCGTCGCGGGCGACTTGCTGACCAACTGA
- a CDS encoding tellurite resistance TerB family protein: MTKTVSPEEALIYVMVSTSAADRTMTDSELLKIGEEVQTLPVFKEFEDSRLIQVSRDCSELLAEGGIDLVLQIVRASLPERLRETAYALAVEVAAADFQVDQDELQFLLLLRDELELDRLHVGAIEHSARVRYRKR; this comes from the coding sequence ATGACCAAAACCGTTTCTCCCGAAGAAGCCCTCATCTATGTGATGGTTTCCACATCGGCTGCAGACCGGACCATGACCGATTCAGAGCTTTTGAAAATCGGGGAAGAAGTCCAGACACTGCCGGTTTTCAAGGAATTTGAAGATAGCCGCCTCATTCAGGTGTCCCGCGATTGTTCGGAATTGCTGGCCGAAGGTGGCATCGATCTGGTCTTGCAGATCGTTCGCGCCAGCCTGCCGGAACGTCTGCGCGAAACCGCTTACGCGCTTGCCGTGGAAGTGGCTGCCGCCGATTTTCAGGTCGATCAGGACGAGTTGCAGTTCCTGCTTCTGCTGCGCGACGAGCTGGAGCTTGATCGCCTGCATGTGGGGGCGATTGAACACAGCGCGCGGGTTCGCTACCGTAAGAGATGA
- a CDS encoding thymidine kinase yields the protein MAKLYFTYSAMNAGKSTLLLQASYNYVERGMRTLLYTAALDNRTRVGEISSRIGLKAEAFIFGEETNLFDHVTGQFDVESGKGKPDCLFFDEAQFLTEDQVWHLCRVADELKIPVMCYGLRTDFQGKLFPGSQHLLALADELREARTICWCGKKASMVVRIDGNGKVIEEGEQVVIGGEEAYVSLCRKHWAEKDLGDKDRSDPQGKFNL from the coding sequence ATGGCCAAACTCTATTTCACCTATTCTGCGATGAATGCAGGCAAATCGACCTTGCTGTTGCAGGCATCCTACAACTATGTGGAACGGGGCATGCGGACGCTGCTTTACACGGCAGCCTTGGACAACCGGACGCGCGTCGGTGAAATCTCTTCGCGGATCGGCCTGAAGGCGGAAGCCTTCATCTTTGGCGAAGAAACCAACCTGTTCGACCATGTTACCGGGCAATTTGACGTTGAGAGTGGCAAGGGAAAGCCCGACTGTCTGTTTTTTGATGAAGCGCAATTTCTGACAGAAGATCAAGTCTGGCATCTGTGTCGGGTGGCGGACGAATTGAAAATTCCGGTCATGTGTTATGGGCTGCGCACGGATTTTCAGGGCAAGCTGTTTCCCGGCTCGCAGCATTTGCTGGCTTTGGCCGATGAGCTGCGCGAGGCCCGTACCATCTGCTGGTGTGGCAAGAAGGCCTCGATGGTGGTGCGGATCGACGGCAATGGCAAGGTGATTGAAGAAGGCGAACAGGTGGTGATCGGCGGCGAAGAGGCCTATGTCTCGCTCTGTCGCAAGCATTGGGCCGAGAAGGATCTGGGAGACAAGGACCGCTCCGACCCACAAGGCAAGTTCAATCTCTAG
- a CDS encoding DUF930 domain-containing protein, protein MRPEPLNRPTLTIDRQETVRLKIWYLRTGHLSLCVSLLLHGLAGLVLLSIMPKLLEDVVTIDEIEVEIIPPSALPKPSGIPPLDPLDQPRDPAADAARRFQSGDGMIRPEQLLSRSLLDAPENAEGRAAYDSMTGGEQRDQLCNLEVLEQIKALGKGHVPLWMNAFAIRPVVYEGKRMIANGAAFFSNEKWHRVKFECELSDDGKSIVDFAFQIGVIVPRDDWDRYGLTPVNGLAPGH, encoded by the coding sequence ATGCGGCCCGAGCCTTTGAACCGACCGACCTTGACCATCGACCGCCAGGAGACGGTTCGCCTGAAGATATGGTATCTCAGGACGGGCCATCTGAGCCTGTGCGTCTCGCTGCTACTGCATGGGCTGGCAGGGCTGGTTTTGCTTTCGATCATGCCAAAGCTGCTCGAAGATGTGGTGACGATTGACGAGATCGAGGTGGAGATCATCCCGCCGAGTGCCCTACCCAAACCGAGCGGCATTCCACCGCTGGATCCTCTCGATCAGCCACGCGATCCGGCGGCGGACGCAGCAAGGCGTTTCCAGTCAGGCGATGGCATGATCAGGCCGGAGCAGCTATTGTCTCGCTCGCTATTGGATGCGCCGGAAAATGCCGAAGGGCGGGCAGCCTATGACAGCATGACCGGCGGCGAACAGCGCGACCAGCTTTGCAATCTCGAAGTGCTCGAACAGATCAAGGCTCTGGGAAAAGGCCATGTGCCACTTTGGATGAATGCCTTTGCCATCCGCCCGGTGGTCTATGAAGGCAAGCGGATGATTGCCAATGGTGCAGCCTTCTTTAGCAACGAAAAATGGCATCGGGTCAAGTTTGAATGCGAATTGTCCGACGATGGCAAAAGCATCGTCGATTTCGCCTTCCAGATCGGGGTCATCGTGCCACGCGACGACTGGGACCGTTATGGTCTGACCCCCGTAAACGGACTGGCTCCCGGCCACTGA
- a CDS encoding alpha/beta family hydrolase — translation MTESDQSTDAQASTPQASNPQTSNPSPITADSPFDFLITEPEGKPKAVLMLAHGSGAPMDSSFMERIAAMLNDNGIVVVRFEFSYMARRRVDGKRRPSGRAERWTHHYFRAVDELLEGENWNKDWDELPLLIGGKSMGGRVAAMLANEEDLNLAVKGVVVFGYPFHPIGKSEPEHWRLEPLEKSLLPILICQGERDDFGWWDEIDAIDLPQQVTLEWITNGSHDLGPTGKSEATMKSNMLHAAELAAGFAANPPVLTFEFDKPEDDEDEDLDEA, via the coding sequence ATGACCGAGTCTGACCAGTCCACCGATGCACAGGCCTCCACTCCCCAGGCCTCCAATCCCCAGACCTCCAATCCAAGCCCCATCACTGCCGATAGCCCCTTTGATTTCCTGATCACCGAGCCGGAAGGAAAGCCAAAGGCCGTGCTGATGCTGGCCCATGGGTCAGGTGCTCCGATGGATTCTTCCTTCATGGAACGCATCGCCGCCATGCTCAATGACAATGGCATTGTCGTCGTTCGCTTCGAATTTTCCTATATGGCGCGCCGCCGTGTCGATGGCAAAAGGCGTCCTTCGGGCCGCGCCGAGCGCTGGACCCACCATTATTTCCGTGCCGTGGACGAGTTGCTTGAGGGCGAAAACTGGAACAAGGACTGGGATGAGCTGCCGCTGCTGATTGGTGGCAAGAGCATGGGTGGCCGGGTTGCCGCGATGTTGGCCAACGAAGAAGACCTCAATCTGGCGGTCAAGGGTGTTGTGGTGTTCGGCTATCCATTCCATCCGATTGGCAAGTCCGAGCCAGAGCATTGGCGTCTGGAGCCGCTGGAGAAAAGCCTGCTGCCGATCCTTATCTGTCAGGGTGAGCGCGATGATTTTGGCTGGTGGGACGAGATCGACGCCATCGATCTGCCGCAGCAGGTGACGCTGGAATGGATCACCAATGGCAGCCACGATCTGGGCCCGACCGGTAAATCCGAAGCCACCATGAAAAGCAACATGCTCCATGCGGCTGAGCTGGCCGCTGGCTTTGCTGCCAATCCACCGGTCCTGACTTTCGAGTTCGACAAGCCAGAAGATGACGAAGACGAGGATCTGGACGAGGCGTAA